In the genome of Natronorubrum sediminis, one region contains:
- a CDS encoding DNA polymerase domain-containing protein, whose translation MSPYTFEFADGSVREWSLTESGAEPTLVEAYAPSVFVSGPDDALVDLRSRLESDPKVDDLGTERWARDLHEAHVGERSRLLRVDLERVDDVRQLAREIRGVHERETHAPGTFRLYDVDLEPGFRYCLDRGIDPTPTRELRALHIEIDDTALADGDVTAIRLEGESVLEDERRPDRDRDADGARAAGRGLDGARTVGSGPDDARATLETLQWRLGRDDPDVLVVSHAELVPLLSRRASEVGLESFALGRLPGWTRLAGSNTYESYGRVGHSPARYRVPGRAIVDTSNSFLWQQSGLAGLEYMVERTGRPLQETAWGSIGTLLTSRQIRLARREWDVLAPQNKWEPERFSDVRTLHAADRSGFTFAPDVGFHERVHEIDFASLYPRIICEYGISPETVGCAHESADTAADTRRVPDLEYELCSGGPAETPFLPSVLEPLLADRADRKRRLADDPPEATASRLRAESGAIKWVLVSCFGYQGYRNAKYGRIECHEAINAYARDIALTAKRRLEDGGWRIVHGIVDSLWVTPREGVDPEPLESVIADVSAAVGIPLEHDGSYEWVCFVPLRESVRGREAATDQGEAAGDAETPHSSATAGALTRYFGKRESGSYKFRGIEVRQRSTPAFVAESQRAFVEALDRERDPVAVCDVLSRRLGMLRRGNVDPGDLEITTRVSKPRSAYRQRTRTVGALERYERHGIERHPGQSVRYVVVDDEARTADRVRIPVESIDEYDLEFYEGKLVEACESVLSPLGWDRTRIRRHVSGVAVTRLTSFLD comes from the coding sequence ATGAGCCCCTACACGTTCGAGTTCGCAGACGGTTCGGTCCGTGAGTGGTCACTCACTGAGTCGGGGGCGGAGCCGACGCTCGTCGAGGCGTACGCGCCGTCGGTGTTCGTCTCGGGGCCCGACGACGCGCTCGTGGACCTGCGCTCGCGCCTCGAGTCGGATCCGAAGGTGGACGATTTAGGAACCGAACGCTGGGCGAGGGACCTCCACGAGGCCCACGTCGGCGAGCGAAGCCGGCTGTTGCGCGTCGACCTCGAGCGTGTCGATGACGTTCGCCAACTCGCCCGCGAGATTCGGGGCGTTCACGAGCGCGAGACGCACGCGCCGGGCACGTTCCGGCTGTACGACGTGGACCTCGAGCCCGGTTTCCGATACTGTCTCGACCGGGGGATCGATCCGACGCCGACCCGGGAACTGCGTGCCCTGCACATCGAAATCGACGACACCGCGCTGGCCGACGGCGACGTGACCGCGATTCGACTTGAGGGTGAGTCCGTCCTCGAGGATGAGCGGAGGCCCGATCGTGATCGTGACGCAGACGGTGCGCGAGCGGCTGGTCGTGGGTTAGACGGTGCGCGAACGGTCGGTAGTGGGCCAGACGACGCGCGAGCGACGCTCGAGACCCTCCAGTGGCGACTCGGGCGTGACGACCCGGACGTGCTCGTCGTCAGCCACGCCGAGTTGGTGCCGTTGCTCTCCCGGCGGGCGTCCGAGGTCGGCCTCGAGTCGTTCGCGCTGGGGCGGCTGCCGGGGTGGACGAGACTCGCTGGATCGAACACGTACGAGAGCTACGGGCGGGTTGGTCACTCGCCCGCGCGCTATCGAGTGCCGGGTCGGGCGATCGTCGACACCTCGAACAGCTTCCTCTGGCAGCAGTCGGGGCTGGCCGGCCTCGAGTACATGGTCGAGCGAACGGGCCGCCCGCTCCAGGAGACCGCCTGGGGGAGCATCGGGACGCTGTTGACCTCGAGACAGATTCGACTCGCCCGTCGCGAGTGGGACGTCCTCGCGCCACAGAACAAGTGGGAACCGGAGCGATTTTCCGACGTTCGGACGCTCCACGCGGCCGATCGGAGCGGGTTCACGTTCGCCCCCGACGTGGGCTTTCACGAGCGCGTTCACGAGATCGACTTCGCCTCGCTGTACCCTCGGATCATCTGCGAGTACGGCATCAGTCCGGAAACGGTCGGCTGCGCCCACGAGTCAGCCGACACTGCGGCGGACACTCGCCGCGTTCCTGATCTCGAGTACGAACTCTGTTCGGGCGGCCCGGCCGAGACGCCGTTTCTCCCGTCGGTTCTCGAGCCCTTGCTCGCGGATCGAGCCGACAGAAAACGCCGACTCGCGGACGACCCGCCGGAGGCGACGGCGAGTCGCCTTCGAGCTGAATCGGGTGCGATCAAGTGGGTGCTCGTCTCCTGTTTTGGCTATCAGGGCTATCGAAACGCCAAGTACGGCCGAATCGAGTGTCACGAGGCTATCAACGCCTACGCTCGCGACATCGCCTTGACGGCCAAGCGTCGACTCGAGGACGGCGGCTGGCGGATCGTTCACGGCATCGTCGATAGCCTCTGGGTGACGCCGCGAGAGGGTGTCGACCCGGAGCCACTCGAGTCGGTGATCGCCGACGTGTCGGCCGCGGTCGGCATTCCGCTCGAACACGACGGCAGCTACGAGTGGGTCTGTTTCGTCCCGTTGCGCGAGTCGGTTCGCGGCCGAGAGGCGGCGACGGATCAGGGTGAGGCGGCGGGCGACGCCGAGACGCCACACTCGTCCGCGACGGCGGGCGCGCTCACCCGATACTTCGGCAAGCGCGAGTCGGGGTCGTACAAGTTTCGCGGCATCGAGGTGCGCCAGCGGAGCACGCCGGCGTTCGTCGCCGAGAGCCAACGCGCGTTCGTCGAGGCGCTCGACCGCGAGCGGGACCCAGTTGCCGTTTGTGACGTGCTCTCCCGTCGATTAGGGATGCTTCGACGCGGCAACGTCGACCCCGGCGACCTCGAGATCACGACCCGCGTCTCGAAGCCGCGCTCGGCGTATCGTCAGCGGACCCGAACCGTGGGGGCGCTCGAGCGATACGAGCGTCACGGAATCGAGCGCCACCCCGGTCAGTCGGTCCGATACGTCGTGGTCGACGACGAGGCGCGAACTGCAGACCGCGTTCGCATTCCGGTCGAATCGATCGACGAGTACGATCTCGAGTTCTACGAAGGCAAACTTGTCGAGGCCTGTGAGAGTGTGTTGTCACCGCTCGGGTGGGATCGAACGCGGATCCGTCGGCACGTTTCTGGCGTGGCAGTGACGCGGCTCACCTCATTTCTCGATTAG
- a CDS encoding Cdc6/Cdc18 family protein, translating to MIVDDRVLREDFVPSEVVHRHDEVNLLSESLEPILDGQRADPAFCFGPTGVGKTCIARYTLAQLCEQEPAVSVAYVNCWQEYTRFRVLYSILESVGRTVDIHRSTPKDELFGRLRETNDSPIVVILDEVDQLEETAALYDLHRLGHVSLVLIANREEELFASFDDRVRSRLRAGTRVRFDRYGTDELAAILAERADNALEPGVITDAQRRTIADAASGDARVGIGILRSAARRASQQGYERVTDPVLEAAIPDARTAIRRKTVEGLIEHQRVLYDIVAEADEIEPGDLYDEYERRVDDPKTNRTLRNYLTKMVHYDLIEAVGERRGRTYRAVDDGAVDGE from the coding sequence GTGATCGTCGACGACCGCGTCCTGCGCGAGGATTTCGTCCCCAGCGAGGTGGTTCATCGCCACGACGAGGTGAACCTCCTCTCGGAGTCCCTTGAGCCGATACTGGACGGGCAGCGAGCAGATCCGGCGTTTTGCTTCGGTCCGACGGGCGTCGGAAAGACCTGCATCGCTCGATACACCCTCGCACAGCTGTGCGAACAGGAACCCGCGGTTTCGGTCGCCTACGTCAACTGCTGGCAGGAGTACACCCGGTTTCGAGTGCTCTACAGCATCCTCGAGTCGGTCGGACGAACGGTCGACATCCACCGATCGACGCCGAAAGACGAACTGTTCGGGCGACTACGGGAGACGAACGACAGCCCGATCGTCGTCATCTTAGACGAAGTCGACCAACTCGAGGAAACGGCCGCCCTCTACGACCTCCACCGGCTGGGACACGTCTCGCTCGTCCTGATCGCCAACCGCGAGGAGGAGTTGTTCGCGAGTTTCGACGACCGGGTGCGCTCGCGACTGCGGGCGGGAACGCGGGTCAGATTCGATCGCTACGGAACTGACGAACTCGCCGCGATCCTCGCCGAGCGAGCCGACAACGCCCTCGAGCCGGGTGTCATCACGGATGCCCAGCGACGGACCATCGCCGACGCCGCGTCCGGGGACGCCCGCGTGGGAATCGGCATCCTTCGCTCGGCGGCCAGACGAGCGTCCCAGCAAGGGTACGAGCGCGTGACCGACCCTGTTCTCGAGGCGGCGATTCCGGACGCGCGGACGGCGATCCGGCGCAAGACCGTCGAGGGGTTGATCGAACATCAGCGAGTGCTCTACGATATCGTCGCCGAAGCGGACGAGATCGAACCCGGCGATTTGTACGACGAGTACGAACGTCGAGTCGACGATCCGAAGACGAACCGGACGCTGCGAAACTACCTGACGAAGATGGTCCACTACGACCTGATCGAAGCCGTCGGGGAGCGCCGCGGGCGGACGTACCGGGCCGTCGACGACGGCGCGGTCGACGGAGAGTAA
- a CDS encoding DUF7344 domain-containing protein, with product MDDDQPLQSTTVDELLTVLANRRCRSILWYFRESSTTVASVDELVRTLSDYTSEDEAQLVVQLHHSALPRLDELGVLEYDSRSRTVRYWGNSAVESMMDAIAATIPQAVEA from the coding sequence ATGGACGATGACCAACCACTGCAGTCCACGACCGTAGACGAACTGCTGACAGTGCTGGCCAATCGCCGCTGTCGCAGCATCCTGTGGTACTTCCGTGAATCGTCGACAACAGTCGCCTCGGTTGACGAACTCGTTCGCACACTCAGCGATTACACGAGCGAAGACGAAGCACAGCTAGTCGTTCAGTTACACCACTCGGCACTCCCACGACTCGACGAACTGGGGGTCCTCGAGTACGATTCACGCAGTCGAACCGTTCGGTACTGGGGAAATTCGGCCGTCGAATCGATGATGGACGCGATCGCAGCGACCATCCCACAGGCTGTGGAAGCGTAA
- a CDS encoding ubiquitin-like small modifier protein 1 yields the protein MELELRFFATFREAVGQKEKQETFDDGASVGDVLSTLEGEYEGLDGQLLDDEGEQRSIRPQLSVLKNGRDVTHMDGPETPLEDGDRLSVFPPVAGG from the coding sequence ATGGAACTCGAGTTGCGCTTTTTCGCGACCTTCCGCGAGGCTGTTGGGCAAAAAGAAAAACAGGAGACGTTCGACGACGGCGCGTCCGTCGGCGACGTGCTCTCGACCCTCGAGGGCGAGTACGAAGGACTCGATGGGCAGTTACTCGACGACGAGGGTGAGCAACGCTCGATCCGGCCACAACTGAGCGTCTTGAAGAACGGCCGCGATGTGACCCATATGGACGGGCCGGAGACACCACTCGAGGACGGGGATCGACTGTCGGTGTTCCCGCCGGTGGCGGGTGGGTAA
- a CDS encoding AzlC family ABC transporter permease yields MSANDNDPDDSLSSVSSDHAVDGETTDPVKTPSDDDVTFRWDGIRAGILTGTPIAIGVGGYGIAFGVLANQAGLSVAEAALMSATVLAGASQIIAVELWADPIPIAAIVATTFAVNLRYSLMGAALQPWFRHLSPTQIYGSLLVMADENWALTMRELKSGGGRGAFLLGSGIVLWLFWVGSTVLGVFAGESVGEPERYGFDFILAAVFVALAAELWEGKSSLVPWLVALATSIVAANVLPGRWYILIGGLAAAALEVVRHDR; encoded by the coding sequence GTGAGTGCGAACGACAACGATCCGGACGACTCTCTCTCGAGCGTCTCGAGTGACCACGCGGTCGACGGCGAGACGACGGATCCGGTGAAAACGCCATCGGACGACGACGTGACATTTCGATGGGACGGAATCCGCGCGGGAATCCTCACCGGCACGCCGATCGCGATCGGCGTCGGCGGCTACGGAATCGCGTTCGGCGTCCTCGCGAATCAGGCCGGCTTGAGCGTCGCGGAAGCCGCGTTGATGAGCGCGACGGTGTTGGCCGGCGCATCCCAGATCATCGCCGTCGAACTCTGGGCGGACCCGATTCCGATCGCGGCAATCGTCGCGACCACGTTCGCGGTCAACCTGCGCTACTCGTTGATGGGGGCGGCGTTACAGCCCTGGTTTCGCCACCTCTCGCCGACGCAAATCTACGGCAGCCTGCTCGTGATGGCCGACGAGAACTGGGCGCTGACGATGCGTGAACTCAAGTCCGGAGGCGGCCGCGGCGCATTCTTGCTCGGGAGTGGCATCGTCCTCTGGCTGTTCTGGGTTGGCTCGACCGTCCTCGGCGTCTTCGCCGGCGAGTCGGTCGGCGAACCCGAACGCTACGGCTTCGACTTCATCCTCGCGGCGGTCTTCGTCGCACTCGCGGCCGAACTCTGGGAAGGGAAGTCCTCGCTCGTTCCGTGGCTCGTCGCGCTCGCAACGAGCATCGTCGCCGCGAACGTGTTGCCGGGCCGATGGTACATCCTCATCGGCGGATTAGCTGCCGCCGCCCTCGAGGTGGTCCGCCATGATCGCTGA
- a CDS encoding AzlD family protein, with translation MAGSTPLESVVPSALSLDPLVVGVILAMTIVTVIAKVGGIWFIRKIEVSERLEAGLTVLPGAVVIAVLGPELAAGGPAEWGAAGVVLVVMWKTESILLALCAGVLGVVAFRAVL, from the coding sequence ATAGCCGGATCGACACCGCTCGAATCCGTCGTTCCGAGCGCGCTCTCGCTCGATCCGCTCGTCGTCGGCGTGATTCTGGCGATGACCATCGTCACGGTGATCGCGAAGGTTGGAGGCATCTGGTTCATCCGCAAAATCGAGGTGAGCGAGCGCCTCGAGGCCGGACTCACCGTCTTGCCCGGTGCGGTCGTGATCGCTGTGCTCGGACCTGAGCTCGCGGCCGGCGGGCCGGCGGAGTGGGGCGCAGCGGGGGTCGTCCTGGTGGTGATGTGGAAAACCGAGAGCATCCTGCTGGCGCTGTGTGCGGGCGTTCTCGGCGTCGTCGCGTTCAGAGCCGTCCTCTGA
- a CDS encoding pyridoxamine 5'-phosphate oxidase family protein — MAIDQETEMSDAAVDDFLGRHETGVLSLARTDDPYAIPISYGYDEEERAFYLRLVSTPNSEKREYLESAPSARLVVYDEHDSTYRSIIATGSLENIPPSALTPEQIAQYGEAKRPLFEIWAQAKADLDIELYRLEPDSLNGRRTDVERD; from the coding sequence ATGGCTATCGACCAGGAAACCGAGATGTCCGACGCGGCGGTTGACGACTTCCTCGGCCGTCACGAGACGGGTGTCCTCTCACTCGCGCGGACCGACGATCCGTACGCGATCCCTATCTCCTACGGCTACGACGAGGAGGAGCGAGCCTTCTATCTGCGGTTAGTGTCGACGCCGAACAGCGAGAAACGGGAGTACCTCGAGTCCGCCCCGAGTGCGCGACTCGTCGTCTACGACGAACACGACTCGACCTATCGAAGCATCATCGCCACGGGGTCACTCGAGAACATTCCGCCGTCAGCGTTGACGCCCGAACAAATCGCCCAGTACGGCGAGGCGAAGCGTCCGCTGTTCGAAATCTGGGCGCAGGCGAAAGCCGACCTCGACATCGAGCTGTACCGACTCGAGCCGGACTCACTGAACGGCCGACGAACGGACGTCGAGCGAGACTAA
- a CDS encoding DUF7560 family zinc ribbon protein yields MSRFEFTCPDCTQVIEINDSMREATLTHGCPVCAADVTPAAFDARQSQSQSQSPARD; encoded by the coding sequence ATGAGCAGATTCGAATTCACCTGCCCCGACTGCACGCAAGTAATTGAGATCAACGATTCGATGCGAGAAGCGACGCTGACACACGGTTGTCCAGTTTGCGCTGCGGACGTCACGCCGGCAGCCTTCGACGCCAGACAGTCACAGTCGCAATCACAATCTCCTGCTCGCGATTAG
- a CDS encoding helix-turn-helix domain-containing protein, producing the protein MASGIRAEVKIDDPDGCVVTAAAGSTEGSVNTVSKSVNPDAPERVTEEFMLESETDVDSIDTDVDLSSIFSYGSSDVYRFTRSLERECPCGWIERHDSPVVDVRARGSALYLTFHAADMSALQAIIGDLKTNCSNLDVQRLLQTQQGRTEQHLVYVDRNTLTTRQLEVLETAHRMGYFEHPKRANAGEVAAALDITSTTFTEHLAAAQTKLLDAILAYDE; encoded by the coding sequence ATGGCGTCAGGGATCCGTGCCGAAGTGAAGATCGACGATCCGGACGGCTGTGTCGTCACGGCAGCCGCCGGTTCCACCGAGGGGTCCGTCAACACCGTCTCGAAGAGCGTGAATCCCGACGCGCCTGAGCGCGTTACCGAGGAGTTCATGCTCGAGAGCGAAACTGACGTCGACTCAATCGACACCGACGTCGACCTCTCGTCGATTTTCTCCTACGGCTCGAGCGACGTCTACCGATTCACGCGCTCGCTCGAGCGGGAGTGTCCCTGCGGGTGGATCGAACGACACGACTCGCCCGTCGTCGACGTCCGCGCACGGGGGAGTGCGCTGTATCTCACGTTTCACGCCGCGGATATGAGCGCACTGCAGGCGATCATCGGCGACCTCAAAACCAATTGTTCGAACCTCGACGTGCAACGACTGCTTCAAACCCAACAGGGCCGGACCGAACAGCACCTCGTCTACGTCGATCGGAACACGCTGACGACGCGCCAACTCGAGGTTCTGGAAACGGCCCACCGGATGGGCTACTTCGAGCACCCCAAACGGGCCAACGCCGGCGAGGTCGCGGCGGCGCTCGATATCACCAGTACCACGTTCACTGAACACCTCGCAGCAGCCCAGACGAAACTCCTCGATGCAATTCTTGCCTATGACGAGTAA
- a CDS encoding ArsR/SmtB family transcription factor, with the protein MTAPTITTTERDESALEDEIDAETVLEVLSDDACRAILEATGRESLTATELSEHCEIPASTAYRKVEQLTDAGLLESYVRINTSGKHATEYRTCFDDVQVSVGGGTIDIEVTGPTVHADSEPSFTVADD; encoded by the coding sequence ATGACAGCCCCGACAATCACCACGACGGAGCGAGATGAGAGTGCACTCGAGGACGAAATCGACGCCGAAACGGTACTCGAGGTGCTCAGCGACGACGCGTGTCGAGCGATTCTCGAGGCGACGGGCAGGGAGTCACTCACCGCGACGGAGCTCTCAGAGCACTGTGAAATTCCGGCTTCGACAGCGTACCGGAAAGTCGAGCAACTGACCGATGCAGGGCTCCTCGAGTCGTACGTTCGGATCAACACCTCGGGCAAGCACGCGACGGAGTACCGAACCTGTTTCGACGACGTGCAGGTGTCGGTCGGCGGCGGCACCATCGACATCGAAGTGACGGGACCGACGGTGCACGCAGACTCCGAACCGTCGTTCACCGTCGCCGACGACTGA
- a CDS encoding aldehyde ferredoxin oxidoreductase family protein: MTELGGFQDRVARVDLSDGSVAYESIDEDDAKQYIGARGLGVKYVFEQGVDVDPLGPDNLLAFMNGPLSGTQVTMSGRIAVCTKSPLTGTVTDSHHGGWSGARLKWAGFDGLLFEGEADEPVYAVVEDGEVELRDASDVWGRGFHETRDALEAEVDGSYGKNLSIMGIGPGGENEVKYACIMNEDDRASGRGGTGCVMGSKNLKAVVVKSTTKMPQPADPETFKEGHQQAMQAITESEVTAPNEGGLSMYGTNVLMNVGEEMDGLPTKNAQYTSTEAMRDAEGVDIDAERVSGENVRENILVDEPTCHSCPVACKKEVEVTTMHKGEEMNVRTESYEYESAYALGPNSGHTDRDAVALMIDRCNDMGLDTIEAGNMMAMAMEMTEQDKLEGVGELDWGDYETMIDMIEQIAHREGDLADLLAEGPRRVAEAKDAHDNSLAVKGQTIAAYDPRALKGMGIGYATSNRGACHLRGYTPAAEILGIPEKVDPYEYEGKGELTAAFQDLHAISDSFDICKFNAFAEGIEEYVLQYNGMTGLDVSEDDLLEAGERIYNLERYYNNLVGFDGDDDSLPERFLEDGIRGQGASEGEYCELEEMKEEYYDHRGWVDGVVPEEKLDELGIDLGPGTGVSSGDSAAPADD, encoded by the coding sequence ATGACTGAACTCGGCGGATTCCAAGACAGGGTCGCCCGCGTCGACCTCTCGGATGGCTCGGTCGCTTACGAATCGATCGACGAGGACGACGCGAAACAGTATATCGGCGCGCGCGGACTGGGGGTCAAGTACGTGTTCGAACAGGGCGTCGACGTCGACCCGCTCGGACCGGACAACCTGCTCGCGTTCATGAACGGCCCGTTGTCGGGCACGCAGGTGACGATGAGCGGTCGAATCGCCGTCTGTACGAAATCACCACTGACCGGGACCGTCACCGACAGCCACCACGGCGGTTGGTCCGGCGCGCGACTCAAATGGGCCGGTTTCGACGGCTTACTCTTCGAAGGCGAGGCCGATGAACCCGTGTACGCCGTCGTCGAGGACGGCGAGGTCGAACTCCGGGACGCCTCGGACGTGTGGGGACGTGGCTTCCACGAGACTCGCGACGCGCTCGAGGCAGAAGTAGACGGTTCCTACGGCAAGAACCTGAGTATCATGGGGATCGGCCCCGGCGGCGAGAACGAGGTGAAGTACGCCTGCATCATGAACGAGGACGACCGAGCCTCGGGTCGGGGCGGAACGGGCTGTGTCATGGGCTCGAAGAATCTCAAAGCCGTCGTCGTCAAGTCCACCACGAAGATGCCCCAGCCTGCGGACCCCGAGACGTTCAAGGAAGGCCACCAGCAGGCCATGCAGGCGATCACGGAGTCCGAAGTCACGGCACCTAACGAGGGCGGACTCTCGATGTACGGCACGAACGTCCTGATGAACGTCGGCGAGGAAATGGACGGCCTCCCGACGAAAAACGCTCAATACACCTCGACAGAGGCCATGCGCGACGCCGAAGGTGTCGATATCGACGCCGAACGCGTCTCCGGCGAGAACGTCCGCGAGAACATCCTCGTCGACGAACCCACCTGTCACTCTTGTCCCGTCGCCTGCAAGAAGGAAGTCGAAGTCACGACGATGCACAAAGGCGAGGAGATGAACGTCCGCACGGAGTCTTACGAGTACGAATCCGCCTACGCGCTCGGGCCGAACTCCGGACACACGGACCGCGACGCCGTCGCCCTCATGATCGACCGCTGTAACGACATGGGACTGGATACCATCGAGGCGGGCAACATGATGGCCATGGCGATGGAGATGACCGAGCAGGACAAACTCGAGGGCGTCGGCGAACTCGACTGGGGCGACTACGAGACGATGATCGACATGATCGAACAAATAGCCCACCGTGAGGGTGACCTCGCGGACCTCCTCGCAGAAGGGCCACGCCGGGTCGCCGAGGCGAAAGACGCCCACGACAACTCACTGGCGGTCAAGGGCCAGACCATCGCGGCGTACGACCCACGAGCCCTCAAAGGGATGGGTATCGGCTACGCCACCTCAAATCGCGGAGCCTGCCACCTGCGCGGCTACACTCCCGCAGCCGAAATCCTCGGCATCCCCGAGAAGGTCGACCCCTACGAGTACGAGGGGAAAGGCGAACTCACGGCGGCCTTCCAGGACCTCCACGCCATCTCCGACAGCTTCGACATTTGCAAGTTCAACGCCTTCGCAGAGGGAATCGAGGAGTACGTCCTCCAGTACAACGGCATGACTGGCCTGGACGTGAGCGAAGACGACCTCCTCGAGGCCGGCGAACGGATCTATAACTTAGAACGGTACTACAACAACCTCGTCGGCTTCGATGGCGACGACGACTCGCTGCCCGAGCGCTTCCTCGAGGACGGCATCCGCGGCCAGGGTGCCAGCGAGGGCGAGTACTGCGAACTCGAGGAGATGAAAGAAGAGTACTACGACCACCGCGGCTGGGTCGACGGCGTCGTCCCGGAGGAAAAACTCGACGAACTCGGCATCGACCTCGGACCCGGAACAGGCGTCTCGTCTGGCGACTCCGCGGCGCCAGCCGACGACTGA
- a CDS encoding DUF1328 family protein: protein MLEIVPTIPLHVTDVALQVGGGDFLYWALIFFVLAVVAAAVGARGVAGISMEIARIFVLVFIILAVVALLL from the coding sequence ATGCTCGAGATCGTACCGACGATCCCACTGCACGTAACCGACGTCGCGCTACAAGTCGGCGGCGGCGACTTCCTGTACTGGGCGCTGATCTTCTTCGTGCTCGCGGTCGTCGCCGCCGCGGTCGGCGCTCGTGGCGTCGCCGGCATTTCGATGGAGATCGCCCGGATTTTCGTCTTGGTCTTCATCATCCTCGCGGTCGTCGCGTTACTGTTGTAG
- a CDS encoding HVO_0649 family zinc finger protein, with the protein MSTYRSPFEQLRAKFDESDPQCSACGYVDDDGSWRVTTTGSRVRYQFVCPTCDAIDTREMRL; encoded by the coding sequence ATGTCTACGTACCGCTCCCCATTCGAGCAACTTCGAGCAAAGTTCGACGAATCGGACCCGCAGTGTTCGGCGTGTGGGTACGTCGACGACGACGGGAGTTGGCGAGTGACGACCACCGGGAGTCGCGTGCGTTACCAGTTCGTCTGTCCGACTTGCGACGCGATCGATACGCGCGAGATGCGACTGTAA
- a CDS encoding Zn-dependent hydrolase, with amino-acid sequence MIELDRDRFVDLLNEQSAIGETADGGLHRLALSADDRAARDWFREHLEDAGLEVRVDEFGNTFGRRAGTDPDASPVLLGSHLDSQPNGGIYDGALGVVAALEFVLTLNDEGIETTHPIEVVNWTNEEGSRFQPAMQGSGVWAGAHDLETEYEKTDTDGVTLREELERIGYRGDVPAEPQETYESYLELHVEQGPKLEAAGSDVGVVTGIVGFTWGKLTFVGNPDHSGPTPMDHRSDALVAAADTIQAVRRIGNSLGAETVGTVGSIDVSPNSVNIIPGKVTMTWGFRDSDDAVVQRAYEMVLAEANDAASREGVELESEETMRAESVDFADRCIEAVQSAADDLEYDSLQLGSGAGHDATHLASVTDTGMVFAVSEDGKSHSPAEYTSWEDCYAAANTLANAALTLAHE; translated from the coding sequence ATGATCGAACTCGACCGAGACAGGTTCGTCGACCTGCTGAACGAGCAGTCGGCGATCGGCGAGACGGCTGACGGCGGGTTGCACAGATTGGCGCTCTCAGCGGACGACCGAGCCGCTCGAGACTGGTTTCGCGAGCACCTCGAAGACGCCGGACTCGAGGTTCGCGTCGACGAGTTCGGAAACACGTTCGGCCGACGCGCGGGGACGGACCCGGATGCTTCCCCCGTATTGCTCGGGTCCCACCTCGATTCACAACCCAACGGCGGGATCTACGACGGCGCGCTCGGCGTCGTCGCGGCACTCGAGTTCGTCCTGACGTTGAACGACGAGGGTATCGAGACTACCCACCCGATCGAGGTCGTCAACTGGACGAACGAGGAGGGATCGCGCTTTCAGCCGGCGATGCAAGGTAGCGGCGTCTGGGCCGGCGCACACGACCTCGAGACCGAGTACGAGAAGACCGACACCGACGGCGTGACCCTCCGCGAGGAACTCGAGCGCATCGGGTATCGAGGCGACGTTCCGGCAGAGCCCCAGGAGACGTACGAATCCTACCTCGAGTTACACGTCGAACAGGGGCCGAAACTCGAGGCGGCGGGTTCGGACGTCGGCGTCGTGACCGGCATCGTCGGCTTCACCTGGGGAAAACTGACCTTCGTCGGCAACCCTGATCACTCGGGGCCGACGCCGATGGATCACCGAAGCGACGCGCTCGTCGCGGCTGCGGACACGATTCAGGCGGTTCGACGCATCGGGAACTCTCTCGGCGCGGAGACCGTCGGCACCGTCGGTTCGATCGACGTGAGTCCGAACTCGGTGAACATCATTCCCGGCAAAGTGACGATGACGTGGGGGTTCCGGGATTCCGACGACGCCGTCGTTCAACGCGCCTACGAAATGGTGCTGGCGGAGGCGAACGACGCCGCCTCGCGGGAGGGCGTGGAACTCGAGTCCGAGGAGACGATGCGCGCCGAGAGCGTCGATTTCGCGGATCGGTGTATCGAGGCCGTCCAGTCGGCTGCCGACGACCTCGAGTACGACAGTCTCCAGTTAGGTTCGGGTGCGGGCCACGACGCGACCCACCTCGCGTCGGTGACGGACACGGGGATGGTGTTCGCGGTCAGCGAGGACGGGAAGAGCCACTCGCCGGCGGAGTACACGAGTTGGGAGGATTGTTATGCGGCGGCGAACACGCTTGCGAACGCTGCGCTCACCCTCGCACACGAGTAG